In Salvelinus fontinalis isolate EN_2023a unplaced genomic scaffold, ASM2944872v1 scaffold_2243, whole genome shotgun sequence, the following proteins share a genomic window:
- the LOC129850734 gene encoding uncharacterized protein LOC129850734 encodes MDTFHTLSSQDGTSGQHWDNAAINNMDQYFNGVSKTCQQSSLEQGDIPSSFWHLTKLEIQILLNDVKHSINHMQGTLNTMQGQCIELQTAMSKIITAAEVAVQREEIPRASGLNPSQREVILQTASVPVQTEGILQTASVPAQREGILQTASVPVQREGILQTASVPVQTEGILSAASITVQREEILRASGLIPAQREGILQTASVPAQREGILQTASVPAQREGILQTASVPVQTEGILQTASVPVQREGIIQTASVPAQREGILQTASVP; translated from the exons ATGGATACCTTTCAT ACCCTCTCATCACAAGATGGAACTAGTGGTCAACATTGGGACAATGCAGCCATAAATAACATGGACCAATATTTTAATGGAG TGAGCAAGACCTGCCAGCAGAGCTCACTGGAGCAGGGAGACATCCCGTCATCCTTTTGGCACCTGACAAA GCTTGAGATTCAAATCCTGCTGAACGATGTTAAGCATTCGATTAACCACATGCAGGGGACGCTGAACACCATGCAGGGGCAGTGTATTGAGTTGCAGACTGCCATGTCTAAG ATCATCACAGCAGCCGAAGTTGCTgtgcagagggaggagatcccCCGAGCATCAGGCCTCAACCCGTCACAGAGGGAGgttatcctccaaacagccagtgtccctgtacagacggaggggatcctccaaacagccagtgtccctgcacagagggaggggatcctccaaacagccagtgtccctgtacagagggagggtatcctccaaacagccagtgtccctgtacagacggaggggattctctcagcagctagcatcactgtgcagagggaggagatcctccgagcatcaggcctcatccctgcacagagggaggggatcctccaaacagccagtgtccctgcacagagggaggggatcctccaaacagccagtgtccctgcacagagggaggggatcctccaaacagccagtgtccctgtacagacggagggtatcctccaaacagccagtgtccctgtacagagggaggggatcatccaaacagccagtgtccctgcacagagggagggtatcctccaaacagccagtgtccct